A part of Paraliobacillus zengyii genomic DNA contains:
- the ruvA gene encoding Holliday junction branch migration protein RuvA → MIAYINGKLDTVTETTAIVEANGVGYEIICANPFKFQDQLGEQVRIFTYHYIREDAQTLYGFSKVDEKSLFARILNVSGIGPKGALSIVATAGVQDFVVAIEEEDEKFLTSFPGVGKKTARQMILDLKGKLTIEFDVSANVADAKTVKVTTDQIKALDETVEVLKSLGYSDREIKQISPKLKEEASKNTDELVRKGLALLMQN, encoded by the coding sequence ATGATTGCGTACATAAATGGTAAACTAGATACAGTGACTGAAACGACTGCTATTGTCGAAGCAAATGGAGTAGGTTATGAAATTATTTGTGCAAATCCTTTTAAATTTCAAGATCAGTTAGGTGAGCAGGTACGTATTTTTACATACCACTACATAAGAGAAGACGCTCAAACTTTATATGGATTTTCAAAGGTGGACGAAAAATCATTATTTGCACGAATATTGAATGTTTCAGGAATTGGACCAAAAGGTGCTTTATCAATTGTCGCCACTGCTGGTGTACAAGATTTTGTTGTGGCAATTGAGGAAGAAGATGAAAAATTCTTAACGAGTTTTCCTGGAGTAGGAAAAAAGACGGCTCGTCAAATGATTTTAGATCTTAAAGGGAAGTTAACAATAGAATTTGATGTATCTGCTAATGTAGCGGATGCTAAAACTGTAAAAGTTACAACAGATCAAATAAAGGCATTAGATGAAACAGTAGAAGTATTAAAATCACTAGGATACTCTGATCGAGAAATTAAACAAATTTCCCCTAAGTTAAAAGAAGAGGCTTCTAAAAATACGGATGAATTAGTGCGAAAAGGTTTAGCACTACTTATGCAAAATTAG
- a CDS encoding BofC C-terminal domain-containing protein, producing MHRKKIYISVLISVIAVVVLIVSVNKEQSDVNDVIEREVTPTTSQPEVNEQLVLEVTLQKQYLDGKIEEETHEESIGAMEDFWASYEDWQLVEQSSGEMTFRKQVDDISPYLKANGYFGLQEGMLSIFEGEPVHQQVIQSFYQIDTSTLESFQIEELETGIKIEDIETYHQVLEVYRDLSPTKQVQG from the coding sequence ATGCATAGAAAAAAAATTTATATAAGCGTGTTAATTAGTGTAATAGCAGTCGTGGTTTTAATTGTTAGTGTTAACAAAGAACAAAGCGATGTTAATGATGTAATAGAAAGAGAAGTTACACCAACAACAAGCCAACCTGAAGTTAATGAACAACTAGTATTAGAAGTGACATTACAGAAACAATATCTTGATGGTAAAATAGAGGAAGAAACGCATGAAGAGTCTATTGGTGCAATGGAAGACTTTTGGGCATCGTATGAAGATTGGCAACTAGTAGAACAATCATCAGGTGAAATGACTTTTAGAAAGCAAGTGGATGATATTTCTCCATACTTAAAGGCAAATGGTTATTTTGGTTTACAAGAAGGAATGCTATCTATTTTTGAGGGTGAACCTGTACATCAGCAAGTAATTCAATCTTTTTATCAAATCGATACAAGCACATTAGAGAGTTTTCAAATAGAAGAATTAGAAACAGGAATTAAGATTGAAGACATAGAAACCTATCATCAAGTTTTAGAAGTTTATCGTGATCTCTCTCCAACAAAACAAGTCCAAGGTTAA
- a CDS encoding YebC/PmpR family DNA-binding transcriptional regulator: MAGHSKWKNIERRKNAQDAKKGKIFMKAAKEIFIAAKQGGGDPEMNPSLRLAIDKAKATNMPNDNIDRAIKKATGGLDGANYEEVIYEGYGPGGVAVMVELLTDNKNRAAADVRHAFTKNNGNLGENGCVSFLFERKGYIVIEKSATNADEDSMLLTAIEAGAEEMETNEEVYEIFTEVEDFQEVKANLMEEEYELETAEVTMFPQTYTELSKKDSESMEQLLSVLEDLEDVQEIHHNGLVE, translated from the coding sequence TTGGCAGGTCATTCGAAGTGGAAGAATATTGAACGCCGTAAAAACGCTCAAGATGCAAAAAAAGGCAAAATATTTATGAAGGCTGCAAAAGAAATTTTTATCGCAGCAAAGCAAGGTGGAGGAGACCCTGAAATGAATCCTTCCCTGCGGTTAGCAATAGATAAAGCAAAGGCAACCAATATGCCAAATGATAATATTGATCGGGCAATTAAAAAAGCTACTGGTGGGTTAGATGGCGCAAATTACGAGGAAGTTATCTATGAAGGATATGGCCCTGGTGGTGTAGCGGTAATGGTCGAATTGTTAACAGATAATAAAAATAGAGCAGCTGCTGATGTTCGCCATGCATTTACAAAAAATAATGGTAATTTAGGTGAAAATGGGTGTGTTTCTTTTTTATTTGAACGAAAAGGATACATAGTGATTGAAAAATCGGCAACAAATGCTGATGAAGATTCGATGCTTCTTACTGCTATAGAAGCTGGGGCAGAAGAAATGGAAACAAATGAAGAAGTATATGAAATCTTTACAGAGGTAGAAGATTTTCAAGAAGTTAAAGCTAATTTAATGGAAGAGGAGTACGAGTTGGAAACAGCAGAAGTAACAATGTTCCCTCAAACGTATACAGAATTAAGTAAGAAAGATTCGGAGTCAATGGAACAGTTACTAAGTGTATTAGAAGATTTAGAGGATGTTCAAGAGATTCATCATAACGGTTTAGTAGAATAA
- the nadE gene encoding NAD(+) synthase — MQETAEKLVKWLQDQIKETGVKGLIVGVSGGIDSAVVANLIKRAAPEASLGVMMPCKSNPEDLVHANKVVEAAGIDNVTIDLTNTHDTMLTEINSQLTQAGTLNPDQKQLADANLRARLRMSTLYALAANHQYLVVGTDNAAEWYTGYFTKFGDGGVDLVPLVHQTKGEVRELAKVLGVPDEIINKQPSAGLWEGQTDENEMGTSYATIDSYLKGNEVPEKDKEIIDRMHRTTAHKREMAKAPEVF, encoded by the coding sequence ATGCAAGAAACAGCAGAAAAACTCGTTAAATGGTTACAAGATCAAATCAAAGAAACTGGCGTAAAAGGTTTAATAGTCGGTGTGAGTGGGGGAATTGATTCAGCAGTTGTTGCAAACCTGATTAAGCGTGCTGCTCCTGAGGCTTCTTTAGGTGTTATGATGCCATGTAAAAGTAATCCTGAAGACCTGGTACATGCAAATAAAGTAGTAGAAGCTGCTGGAATAGACAATGTAACAATTGATTTAACTAACACACATGATACTATGCTAACTGAAATTAATAGCCAATTGACACAGGCTGGTACATTAAATCCTGATCAAAAGCAATTGGCAGATGCTAATCTACGTGCGCGTTTACGTATGAGTACATTGTATGCATTAGCAGCAAATCATCAGTACTTAGTTGTCGGTACAGACAATGCTGCCGAATGGTATACTGGTTACTTCACTAAATTCGGAGACGGTGGTGTCGATTTAGTACCACTAGTGCATCAAACGAAAGGTGAAGTAAGAGAATTAGCTAAAGTCTTAGGTGTACCAGATGAAATTATCAATAAACAGCCAAGTGCAGGTCTATGGGAAGGTCAAACAGACGAGAACGAGATGGGCACAAGTTATGCAACTATTGATAGTTATCTCAAAGGTAATGAAGTTCCTGAAAAGGATAAAGAAATTATTGATCGAATGCACCGTACAACAGCGCATAAACGTGAAATGGCTAAAGCACCAGAAGTATTTTAA
- a CDS encoding aminoglycoside phosphotransferase family protein: MMRELNSSKRDDSAKSRLASFLLEEGDLKIISIKIIKYPIFKIKTETNQLYIIKGYKQFSIIDKQWDFFSKVSQSFITKFIAFPNKRLFLEGFGYYWAMQPYLHAKKLDYHEEIDRQAALETLSDFHEVTRGIRMDTELKSTKIIGKWFRRLEKWRQTKQALINTGNASLYSEVEKVMLERIDLYHLENIPKLESNDASLLTWNHGDVASHNFLRDNRNRIYMIDFDLLASAPPLYDYIQLCQRFLPYIDHSLDQLYTYIHTYSLKEWRLLLIGVTVPTDLIREWWYYMTRPHTEAEIKAYIEQFSMSWQERKKFVDQVDTMLK; the protein is encoded by the coding sequence ATGATGAGGGAATTGAATAGTAGTAAACGAGACGATTCAGCAAAGAGTCGTCTCGCTTCTTTTTTACTAGAAGAGGGTGATTTAAAAATAATTTCTATAAAGATCATTAAGTATCCAATATTTAAAATAAAGACAGAAACGAATCAACTATATATTATAAAAGGATACAAACAATTTTCTATCATCGATAAACAATGGGATTTTTTTTCGAAAGTGAGTCAATCCTTTATTACTAAGTTTATTGCATTTCCGAATAAAAGACTTTTTTTAGAAGGATTTGGGTATTACTGGGCGATGCAACCTTATCTGCATGCTAAAAAACTAGATTATCATGAAGAAATAGATCGACAAGCGGCACTAGAGACATTATCCGATTTTCATGAAGTTACCAGAGGGATACGTATGGATACTGAACTTAAGTCTACTAAAATAATCGGGAAATGGTTCAGACGATTAGAAAAGTGGCGTCAAACTAAACAGGCATTAATTAATACTGGAAATGCTTCATTGTATAGTGAAGTAGAAAAAGTAATGTTAGAACGGATCGATCTGTATCATTTAGAAAATATACCGAAACTTGAATCGAATGATGCATCGCTTTTAACTTGGAATCATGGTGATGTTGCTTCTCACAATTTTTTGAGAGATAATAGAAATAGAATATACATGATAGATTTTGATTTGTTGGCGTCCGCTCCACCATTATATGATTATATCCAGTTATGCCAGCGTTTCTTACCGTATATAGATCACAGTCTTGATCAATTATACACATACATACACACCTACTCGCTAAAAGAATGGCGTTTGTTGTTAATTGGTGTAACTGTTCCAACTGATTTAATACGTGAATGGTGGTATTATATGACAAGACCTCATACTGAAGCAGAGATAAAGGCATATATAGAGCAGTTTTCAATGAGTTGGCAGGAGCGGAAAAAGTTTGTCGACCAAGTAGATACCATGCTAAAATAA
- the safA gene encoding SafA/ExsA family spore coat assembly protein: MKIHIVQKGDTLWNLAQKYGVNFEEVKQLNAQLADPNQIMPGMKIKIPTSTKQVQKQPVNDKTMHPYKDVSKKAQPVMYEDDTKKTTPVKKQMPVKAEPMPVPQPIQLPNLPDFYSTNYNIDVDIEDNDTEINQHNFQYTEHQTQPQPQPIQQPIQQQMPQPMQPSHHMMQQPCMPCMPPMQQMPMQYPQQQMPSFAPVPMDPCHQFQSPQSLIHGQPPVYQGYDMGDEMESSSIEMPPMPNQYMNQQTMPLMQQNGGQWNTNPGIYSGEQQGNAPMPQYNMTPNGYNQTPPPNGMQQGMPQGTQPGMQMPQGLQPGMQMPTGVENAMDQPFYPTQQGAPGMMQPQMDYNMPFQPMPQMGSPYPYRMTEDDEGIE; this comes from the coding sequence TTGAAAATTCATATTGTACAAAAAGGTGATACGTTATGGAATCTTGCACAGAAATATGGGGTTAACTTTGAAGAAGTGAAGCAATTGAATGCACAACTAGCAGATCCAAATCAGATTATGCCAGGTATGAAAATTAAAATACCTACTTCAACAAAACAAGTTCAAAAACAACCGGTAAATGACAAAACGATGCATCCATACAAAGATGTGTCAAAGAAAGCCCAACCAGTTATGTACGAAGATGATACAAAAAAAACAACGCCAGTAAAAAAACAGATGCCAGTAAAGGCTGAGCCAATGCCTGTGCCACAACCAATTCAGTTACCAAATTTACCTGATTTTTATTCAACTAATTATAATATTGATGTAGATATTGAGGATAACGATACGGAAATTAATCAACATAACTTCCAATATACGGAACACCAAACGCAGCCACAACCACAACCAATTCAGCAACCAATTCAACAGCAAATGCCACAACCAATGCAACCATCTCATCATATGATGCAGCAGCCATGTATGCCGTGTATGCCACCGATGCAGCAGATGCCGATGCAATACCCACAACAACAGATGCCAAGTTTTGCTCCTGTTCCAATGGATCCGTGTCACCAATTTCAATCACCACAAAGTTTAATACATGGTCAGCCACCTGTTTATCAAGGATATGACATGGGTGATGAAATGGAATCATCCAGCATAGAAATGCCACCTATGCCAAACCAGTATATGAATCAACAAACCATGCCATTAATGCAACAAAATGGCGGCCAGTGGAATACGAACCCAGGCATTTATTCAGGTGAGCAACAAGGTAATGCTCCGATGCCTCAGTATAATATGACGCCTAATGGATATAACCAAACGCCACCTCCGAATGGAATGCAACAAGGTATGCCCCAAGGGACACAACCGGGTATGCAAATGCCACAAGGATTGCAACCAGGTATGCAGATGCCAACAGGTGTTGAAAATGCAATGGATCAACCATTTTATCCAACACAACAAGGCGCACCAGGAATGATGCAACCACAAATGGACTATAATATGCCATTTCAACCGATGCCACAGATGGGTTCACCTTATCCTTATCGGATGACTGAAGATGATGAGGGAATTGAATAG
- the nadA gene encoding quinolinate synthase NadA yields the protein MQVLDFLKESYQLPEKYKRLTNEEMVKEVKRIKDQMGDRLFIPGHHYQKDEVIQFADVTGDSLQLAQLAQANTKAEYIVFCGVHFMAETADMLTNHHQKVILPDMRAGCSMADMANIDQTENCWASLQQTFGNTIVPLTYVNSTAAIKAFVGKNSGATVTSSNATKMVEWAFNQKERILFLPDQHLGRNTAFDLGVPLDAMAIWNPISNQLEYGGDFTQIRVILWKGHCSVHENFTLTNVKNSRETDAERKILVHPECSWEVVQAADYAGSTKYIIDKITNSLPQSKWAIGTEMNLVKRLIKDNPDKDITSLNPFMCPCLTMNRIDLPHLLWALESVEKGEFTNQIIVDYETTRAAKSALAQMLSHA from the coding sequence ATGCAAGTACTTGACTTTTTAAAAGAATCATATCAGCTTCCTGAAAAATATAAAAGGCTAACAAATGAAGAGATGGTTAAGGAAGTAAAGCGTATCAAAGACCAAATGGGAGATCGGCTATTTATACCTGGACATCATTATCAGAAAGACGAAGTAATTCAATTTGCAGATGTAACTGGTGATTCACTACAACTTGCACAGCTTGCTCAAGCAAATACAAAAGCAGAATATATTGTTTTTTGTGGTGTGCATTTTATGGCTGAGACAGCGGATATGTTAACGAATCATCACCAAAAAGTAATTCTACCTGATATGCGTGCAGGTTGTTCAATGGCAGATATGGCTAATATTGATCAAACAGAGAACTGTTGGGCATCTTTGCAACAGACGTTTGGCAATACAATTGTACCGTTAACATATGTGAATTCCACCGCTGCTATAAAAGCATTTGTCGGTAAAAATAGTGGTGCGACAGTTACCTCATCAAATGCTACAAAAATGGTGGAGTGGGCCTTTAATCAAAAAGAACGAATATTATTTTTACCTGACCAACATTTAGGTCGAAATACTGCTTTTGATTTAGGAGTACCATTAGATGCGATGGCTATTTGGAATCCGATTAGTAATCAACTTGAATATGGTGGTGATTTCACACAGATTAGAGTGATTTTATGGAAGGGACATTGTTCTGTTCATGAAAACTTTACTCTTACAAATGTCAAAAATAGTAGAGAAACCGATGCTGAACGAAAAATACTTGTCCACCCGGAATGTAGTTGGGAAGTTGTACAAGCGGCTGATTATGCTGGATCGACAAAATACATTATCGACAAGATAACAAATTCCTTGCCACAGAGTAAATGGGCAATTGGAACAGAAATGAACTTAGTAAAGCGATTAATAAAGGATAATCCAGATAAGGATATTACCTCATTAAATCCTTTTATGTGCCCTTGTTTAACAATGAATCGAATTGATTTACCACATCTGTTATGGGCGCTTGAATCCGTGGAAAAAGGTGAGTTTACTAATCAAATTATTGTAGATTATGAAACAACACGAGCAGCAAAAAGTGCTTTAGCACAAATGCTTAGTCATGCCTGA
- the nadC gene encoding carboxylating nicotinate-nucleotide diphosphorylase: MNELKAKERLKEFLLEDIGERDLTSRLLFSGDEKAQAWIIAKDAGVLAGVDLIKMAYQLIDDDVKVIQHKHDGDWFKKGDRIAEVTGKMSTILTGERVVLNLLQRMSGIATLTNQAIKQLDSTHTKIIDTRKTTPGLRMFEKYAVTCGGGYNHRFGLYDGVMIKDNHIALYGSIENAVKQVKSKLGHMVKIEVETESITQVKEAVRVEADIIMFDNQSPEEIIEGLKIVPDNIVTEASGNITLDTIARFRDTGIDYISLGFITHSARAVDISMDIQSKGE; encoded by the coding sequence ATGAACGAATTAAAAGCGAAAGAAAGGTTAAAAGAATTTTTATTAGAAGATATAGGAGAGCGTGACCTGACAAGTCGACTTCTGTTTTCAGGAGATGAAAAAGCACAAGCATGGATAATAGCTAAAGATGCAGGTGTTTTAGCTGGAGTAGATTTAATTAAAATGGCCTATCAACTAATTGATGATGATGTAAAAGTTATCCAACATAAGCATGATGGTGATTGGTTTAAAAAAGGTGATCGTATTGCAGAGGTAACAGGAAAAATGAGCACGATATTGACAGGAGAACGGGTCGTATTAAATTTATTACAACGAATGAGCGGTATAGCCACACTCACTAATCAAGCTATTAAACAATTAGATAGTACACATACCAAAATAATAGATACAAGAAAAACAACACCAGGATTAAGAATGTTTGAGAAATACGCTGTGACTTGTGGTGGTGGATATAATCATCGTTTTGGATTATATGATGGTGTAATGATTAAAGATAATCACATTGCTTTATATGGATCGATTGAAAATGCAGTTAAACAAGTGAAAAGTAAACTTGGACACATGGTGAAAATTGAAGTAGAGACCGAATCAATTACACAAGTAAAAGAAGCGGTGAGAGTTGAAGCAGATATCATTATGTTTGATAATCAATCACCAGAAGAAATTATAGAAGGATTGAAAATTGTTCCAGACAATATCGTAACAGAAGCCTCAGGAAATATTACGCTTGATACAATTGCGCGTTTCCGCGATACGGGGATTGATTATATTTCTTTAGGTTTTATCACACATTCAGCACGAGCAGTTGACATTAGCATGGATATTCAATCAAAGGGGGAATAA
- the nadB gene encoding L-aspartate oxidase produces the protein MIFSERGAHIIEKDRVLIIGSGIAACTAALQLAKEKRVLLLTKGSLTDNNTIRAQGGIAAVVDREDSWQLHVQDTIKAGYSLNNEEAVELLVRKGSSYIQKLADEGFPFDYDANKSLSLGKEGAHSHRRILHAGGDATGKALITFLHQRITTAIEIITNLTVIELIIEGRTCIGVQVIDEEGTVSAIYAEDVVLATGGCGGLFDVTSNHPSMLGEGLGLAYQAGAVLTDLEFVQFHPTLLWKDDQSFGLISEAVRGEGARLVTANGDFIMEDVHPLLDLAPRDIVARTIQTIRNSGKAVFLDISQIKDFRTRFPSITYLCEKANVDIGRGLLPVAPGMHFSMGGIKTDQQGRTSIDRLYAVGEVACTGVHGANRLASNSLLEGLVYGHQVARHISRLPNRTQHHRKDKKNIDVKQLREIILPKLADIKQLMTRYAGIHRDYQGLNLAKDWLESFIIYKSIADVPPHQKALFNQVTASWLLVSSALTRNESRGAHYRMDFPKSRKCWNDKHIQRYKEKDLHQAITGGE, from the coding sequence ATGATTTTTAGTGAAAGGGGTGCACATATAATCGAAAAAGATCGCGTACTAATAATTGGAAGTGGGATAGCGGCTTGCACTGCAGCACTTCAATTAGCAAAAGAAAAACGCGTATTGCTTCTTACAAAAGGAAGTCTTACAGATAACAATACAATTCGTGCACAAGGGGGAATTGCTGCTGTAGTTGATCGGGAAGATAGTTGGCAGTTACATGTACAAGATACAATCAAAGCTGGATATAGCTTAAATAATGAAGAAGCAGTTGAACTTTTAGTGAGAAAAGGATCAAGCTATATACAAAAACTTGCTGATGAAGGTTTTCCTTTTGATTATGATGCAAATAAATCGCTGTCACTTGGTAAAGAGGGTGCGCATAGTCATCGACGTATTTTACATGCAGGTGGAGACGCAACAGGAAAAGCACTGATTACCTTTTTGCATCAACGTATTACAACTGCTATTGAAATAATTACAAATCTGACGGTTATTGAATTAATCATAGAAGGCAGGACATGTATTGGTGTCCAGGTTATCGATGAGGAAGGTACTGTATCAGCTATATATGCTGAAGATGTTGTGCTAGCTACGGGAGGGTGTGGAGGCCTATTTGATGTAACTTCTAATCATCCGAGTATGTTAGGAGAAGGTCTAGGGTTAGCATATCAAGCAGGTGCTGTATTGACAGATCTTGAATTTGTACAATTTCACCCTACATTATTGTGGAAAGATGATCAGAGCTTTGGATTAATTTCAGAAGCAGTAAGAGGTGAGGGAGCAAGGTTAGTTACAGCAAATGGAGATTTTATAATGGAAGATGTACATCCACTTCTTGATTTGGCTCCACGTGACATTGTAGCCCGCACAATTCAAACAATACGAAACAGTGGCAAGGCTGTCTTTCTAGATATTTCACAGATAAAAGATTTTCGTACTCGATTTCCGTCGATTACATATTTATGTGAAAAAGCGAACGTAGATATCGGAAGAGGTTTACTACCTGTTGCACCAGGTATGCATTTTTCGATGGGTGGCATTAAAACCGATCAACAAGGAAGAACCTCTATAGACCGCTTATATGCGGTTGGTGAAGTAGCTTGTACTGGTGTTCATGGTGCGAATCGCTTAGCAAGTAACTCATTATTAGAAGGTCTTGTTTATGGTCATCAAGTAGCAAGACATATTTCGAGATTACCAAATAGGACGCAACATCATAGGAAAGACAAAAAAAATATTGATGTAAAGCAACTTCGAGAGATAATTTTACCTAAGCTAGCAGATATAAAACAATTAATGACGAGATATGCGGGTATTCATCGTGACTATCAAGGATTAAATTTAGCAAAAGATTGGTTGGAGAGTTTTATTATTTACAAATCGATTGCAGATGTACCACCACATCAAAAAGCGCTCTTTAATCAAGTAACAGCAAGTTGGCTATTAGTCTCTTCTGCTTTGACTCGGAATGAAAGTCGTGGAGCGCATTACCGGATGGACTTTCCAAAAAGCAGAAAGTGTTGGAATGATAAACATATTCAACGATATAAGGAGAAAGATTTGCATCAAGCAATAACTGGAGGAGAATGA
- a CDS encoding IscS subfamily cysteine desulfurase translates to MIDLDNAATTPISMHALEVYQQVAVQCYGNSNSLHDIGSSAADVLQFSQSKMATILQAPSSGIYFTRGGTDANQLAIKLLLRSTEKQGKHIITTAFEHTSIINYLKDLQKYDDYQITYLPTNQNGEVELKTLKTLIRKDTVLVIVQHVNAEIGSIQPIEEIGAWLKTQHILFHSDGVQAFGKITVHIKDLEVDSYAVSSHKVHGPKGVGALYVNPSLSDHRSVLHTGTMDIPAIAAFVTAANETVSTIQQEVHRIKNLRDDFVSELNKRGFPLQSFTSPRQLPHIVGILFDTIPGDYAMLAFNQAGIAISTGSACSVGSQEPSRMMRAIGIPTQESKHFVRFSFGSTTKQNDLEKAINVCENIVKQWGSV, encoded by the coding sequence ATGATTGATTTAGATAACGCTGCTACAACGCCAATAAGCATGCATGCATTAGAGGTTTATCAACAAGTTGCCGTCCAATGTTATGGGAATTCAAATAGTTTACATGATATCGGATCATCCGCTGCAGATGTCTTACAATTTAGTCAAAGTAAAATGGCAACTATTCTACAAGCACCTTCTAGTGGTATATACTTTACGCGCGGAGGAACTGATGCAAACCAACTTGCAATAAAATTATTACTACGTTCCACTGAAAAACAAGGGAAGCATATTATTACAACTGCATTTGAGCATACGTCCATCATTAACTATTTAAAAGATTTACAGAAGTATGACGATTATCAGATAACCTATTTGCCAACTAATCAAAATGGTGAAGTTGAACTAAAGACATTAAAAACTCTTATTAGGAAGGATACTGTTCTCGTCATCGTTCAACATGTAAATGCTGAAATTGGCAGCATCCAGCCTATTGAAGAGATTGGGGCATGGTTAAAAACACAACATATACTGTTTCATAGTGATGGTGTCCAAGCATTTGGAAAAATAACTGTTCATATAAAAGATCTTGAAGTGGATAGTTATGCTGTTTCTAGTCATAAAGTACACGGACCAAAAGGAGTAGGAGCCTTGTATGTAAATCCATCTCTCTCAGACCATAGATCTGTCCTGCATACAGGAACAATGGATATCCCCGCCATTGCAGCATTTGTTACAGCAGCAAATGAAACAGTATCAACTATTCAACAAGAGGTACATCGTATTAAAAATCTTCGTGATGATTTTGTCAGTGAGTTAAATAAAAGGGGTTTCCCGTTACAGTCTTTCACCAGTCCAAGACAACTGCCACATATCGTTGGAATTCTTTTTGACACAATACCTGGGGACTATGCTATGTTAGCCTTTAACCAAGCTGGTATTGCTATCTCAACCGGAAGTGCTTGTAGTGTTGGAAGCCAGGAGCCTTCACGAATGATGCGCGCAATTGGTATACCTACTCAAGAATCAAAGCACTTTGTTCGATTCTCCTTCGGTAGTACTACTAAACAAAATGATCTAGAAAAAGCGATAAATGTATGCGAAAATATAGTAAAGCAATGGGGTAGTGTATAG
- a CDS encoding transcription repressor NadR, with protein sequence MDQAKKMIGSERRVAILNWLKESIEALTGSELAEKAGVSRQVIVQDISLLKAKNEPIMATSQGYIYLVGEPQNKVFKRIIACEHGPEQTQEELECIVDQGATVSNVIIEHPVYGDLKASIMVSNRSEVAQFLDKIKATNAPYLLNLTNGVHLHTIEADQEEKLDAAYQKLKTLGIVIES encoded by the coding sequence ATGGATCAAGCAAAAAAAATGATTGGATCTGAACGAAGAGTAGCTATATTAAACTGGTTAAAAGAAAGTATAGAGGCACTAACAGGAAGTGAGTTAGCGGAAAAAGCAGGAGTAAGTCGACAAGTTATTGTCCAAGATATTTCTTTATTAAAAGCAAAGAATGAACCGATTATGGCTACTAGCCAAGGATATATTTATTTAGTTGGAGAGCCTCAAAACAAAGTTTTTAAACGGATTATAGCTTGTGAACATGGACCAGAACAAACACAAGAAGAACTAGAATGTATCGTAGACCAAGGTGCAACAGTAAGCAATGTTATTATCGAACACCCAGTATACGGTGACTTGAAAGCCTCTATTATGGTAAGTAATAGAAGTGAAGTTGCACAATTTTTAGATAAAATAAAAGCAACAAATGCACCTTATTTATTGAATCTAACTAACGGGGTTCATTTGCATACAATTGAGGCAGATCAAGAAGAAAAATTAGATGCCGCCTATCAAAAGTTAAAAACTTTAGGAATCGTTATCGAAAGCTAA